The Bacillus zhangzhouensis region CAAATAGAGGCAATTTCATTCATAAAGCTGATTTTTGTCGCAAGAAATGCATTTGATGCATACTTGATCATTTCAGCACTTTTACGGTCTGTCTTTACCAATGGAAGGTGGAAATCAGCATACATCTTTTCTAACTGGTCTAATACGGCTTTTGTTTCAGCCCCAATCACAAGCCGATCCGCCCTCAATGTATCTGAAATGGCAGAGCCTTCCCGTAAAAATTCTGGGTTAGATGCAATAGCTAATGGTTGCTTTCGTCCTAATTCTTGATGGATCAACTGATCGATTTGATCACATGTTCCGACAGGCACCGTGCTTTTCACCACAAGAATCGCACCTGACTTTGCTTTTATGCCCATCTCTTTCGCAGCCTGAAACACATACTGTAAATCAGCTTGGCCATCTGCCTGCTGCGGAGTGCCGACTGCAATCATTAACACATCAGCCTGCGGGTAGACTTCCGCTCCATTTATGTGAAAATGAATTCGTCCCTGCTCAAGATTGCGTTTCAATAGCTCTTTTAACCCAGGCTCATACATTGGGGGATTTCCCTGTTTCAGCTGCATGACCTTTCGGCGGTCAATATCAATACACGCCACATCATGTCCTGCCTCCGCTAAACAAACACCTGTCACAAGCCCCACATACCCGCAGCCTGCAATCGCAATATTCATGACACCATCAGCTCCCCATACTCCTTATGCTTATCATGACATCGTATGCCGGGAGCTTTCATTCTATTCTTAAAAGTATACAAAACCCCCTGCCACACTAGCAGGGGGTCACTTTTATGAAACAAGACCATTTCGAATATGAGCAATCAAATTTTCAAGCATTTCTTTTGTTGTGACATCATTTGAATTTTCACCAATATCATGAGCGTACATCAAAATCTTTAAAAACTCTTCTTGATTTAAACCCTTATTATCCATGTCTGTATCCTTTCAAATCCACTAATTTCATTATTATATGCTGTAAGGTTGGTTTATGCAATACTCTAATACATCATTCGACAGCTTTTGAAATTTATGACCATTTTCATGAAAAACTTTTTTATAAATCACCATTGAGCTATAATAAAAGAATTGGAATCTTTTACTTGGTTAGGAGCGGATTAAATGCTTCAGCACAACATCAACGAAGAAGAAATCAAACAAACAGCCGAACAGATCAAAGAACTTCTTCCTGCAACAGATGAAAACAGACAACTCATCAAAAAAGCATTGATTACTTATAGACAGGACAGCGTATATCGGCTCAAGCAAGAGTCTGATATCGAATGGTCAGCTTATGTACATGACGTCGTGGCAGCAAGAGTTTACCTTCATGTGCTGTTTCCTGTGAGAAGCAACTGCTCATGTCCAGCAGATGGACTTTGTAAACACATTCTAGCTGTCTTCTTTTCGCTATACGCTCAAGTAGAGAGTGTGACCGGATTTACAGAAAATTGGTCAGAAAAAGATGAATTACAGCGCAGCAAAGAACTGATTCGCCAGCACTTCCAAGTGAAGCGCCCAGACGAACAATCACTTCAAAGCTGGCTGACTTTTTTCCAAGAGGAATTTAACCTGTGGCTGAAACGAACACCGAAACACCAGCAAACACCGCAGCATTTGTATTACGGCTATTTATCAATCCTAAAAAAACACGCACCTGCTTCACCTGAATTCAAGAGCTTGTATGCGATTCATACGTCAATCGACGTATGGCTGAGGCTTCATGAACTCATCGGTCTCGGCCGCCTTGATGCCGAAAAGGACTTTTATTCCATGAATCCCTATGTTGAACAGCTCATGAACACCATTTTCGATTCAGTAAATCATTTGAAGACTTACGCCCTTTCCTTTTCCCTCGATCCGTTTCTTGAAAACACACCAACTGCCGTTCGCACACTTCTTCAAATCAATGGACCTTTCCAGCATGAACGAGTAGCGGTCTTTATGGAGATTTGGGGCACCATATTAAATAGAGGGAAATGGGTCAAAAAAGAGACAGAATTCCTAAAAAACGCCCAGCAGAAAGAACAAACGGTTGAACGTACCATCGGGCTGATGCACATGGATTACTTACTGAAAGAAGACGAAAGCCTCTTTCAGCAATTACAGCTGCTCAATGCGCATATGCTGCCAAATGTGCTCAATTGGCTGAAGGATCTCACAAACCGAAAGGACTGGAAGCGGCTCAAGCTCTGGTATCACGAAATCACTTATATATTAGAGGAATATTGCCAGCTCGACCTTTCCTACAGAGAACTGCGGGGAGCCGTCAGTGATTTCTTCTTTTATTTAGATGCATACTTCAAGCAGACAAAGGATCACCATTTATATGAACGCTATCTCCAAATCTGTATGCCCTATGCGTTTACAGAATACAGTCAGCTATTGTTTGCACAGCAGCGTTATGCGGAATGGATTGAGATTCACAGCTTTGTTGGATTTTCCATTAGTGAACTGGAGAAGGATCTGATTAAACAGATTGCAAAAGAGGAACCGGAAGCCCTCATTCCATCGTACCACCGTGAAATCTCACTGCTTATCGATCAAAAAAATCGAAGTGCTTATCGAGAGTCTGTGAAAATGCTGAAGAAACTGCGAACGCTTTATCATAAAACGAAAAAAACCGTGATTTGGGAAAGGTATGTAAAGCAGCTGCAAGATTCAACAAAACGGCTGCGTGCGTTCCAAGAGGAAATGAAGAAAGGAAAATTGATTGATGACACGCCATAAACACATTGTCATTCATGCAGAACAAACAGAAGATTTCTCTTTCACCATTTCAGCGCAATCAGAGGACGGACACCCTGTTCCGCTTAATGAAATGAAGAGGCAGCTTTTCCAATGGCACGAATCTTCTTTCTACGGAACATTCTTAGAAGATGTCAGCTTTATTGGCACACCTGCCTTCCTGTTAAGCCCTTGGATGACCGTTGAATTGCTAGGAAAAAATTCATTTAATACGTTTAGTCATGTGACATTAACGGATGAAACGGAACCACTGATGAAGACAGCTTCCACCATTTACGAATTCATTGAGGACGAAGATTTCGTTCCCGATTACGAGGCGTGGACAAAAGGCGAGCTTCGTTTTAAAGACAAAGAAGGCCTATTAGATGGTTATACGGCGGATTGGTTCTCCTTTGCTGTACAGGATTACATTCAGTATGATGATGCCTTGCAGCACAAATGGAATCGGATGAACGCACAATCGCCTGCACTCACATCCTTCCAAGGACACTTTCTAGATGAGCAGGATTTTTTGGAGACGATTGGCTGGATTGATGACGAGACGCCGTTCACTGTCGGCTTGCGCTTAAATGAGCCGGATTTCGACGGAGATGATTGGAAAATCGAATTGTTTTTGCGTGATAAGAAAAACAGCGACCTTCACTTTTTTGAAGGCATCCGTTCATTGAAAAGGTCTTGGCATCCGTATCAAGATAAAATTTCAAGAGAGCTGCAACGATTCAGTCAAATTGTCCCTTGGCTTTCTTTCACATCTGGCACCACACTCATGTCAGAAGAAGAAGCGTGGCTCTTCCTAACTGAAGCAAGTGAAACACTTGTCAATATGGGCATTGAGATTCTGCTCCCATCGTGGTGGCAAATTGTCAAAGACAGCACGATGATGTTAAAAGCAAGGATTTCTTCAACACCGCGAGGCGAATCGCATGTCGGGATGGAAGCATTAATGGACTTTAATTGGCGCTTTGCTACAAACGGCATTGAACTGACAGAAGAAGAGTTCAACGAGCTTGTCCAAAGCAAACGACGCCTTGTCAACATTCGAGGACAATGGATCAAAATAGACCCGACCTTCATCCAGCAAATGAAAAAGTGGATGGAGCGTGCCGAAAATGAAGGGCTTCACATGTCTGATATTTTGTCACGCGAGCTGGCAGATCAAGAAGCAGCCTCTGAATCGATTCCAGAGCTATTGGACAGTTCAGCATTTGCCCATATTCAATTTGAACTTTCATCGCAATTAAGAGGGCTTGTCCACCAATTAAATGATACGCACAAGCTGCCTTCATACGAAATGAGTGAGTCCTTTAAAGGCACACTGCGTCCATATCAGCAGCACGGCGTTAACTGGCTTTTATTTTTAAGATCTCATGGATTTGGGGCTTGTTTAGCAGATGATATGGGCCTTGGAAAAACGATTCAAATGATCGCGTATTTCACATATTTGAAGGAGCAGGAGCAAAATGCCGCTCCATCTCTCATCATTGCGCCGACCTCTGTTTTAGGAAACTGGCAGCGAGAGCTTGAAACATTCGCACCACATTTGAAGGTTGCCCTGCACTACGGTCCATCACGGCCACAGGGAGAAGACTTCACAAAAGCATACGAGTCGACAGATATTGTCCTGACGTCTTACGGACTCTCACATTCTGATCGTGATGAATTAACGGCAGCAAAGTGGAATACCATTTGCTTAGACGAAGCCCAAAACATCAAAAACGCCCATACAAAACAATCGAGAGCGATTAGACAGCTCAAAGGACAGCATCACATTGCCCTCAGCGGGACACCAATGGAAAACCGTTTGACAGAGCTTTGGTCCATATTCGACTTCGTCAACAAAGGATATCTCGGCAGCCTGACCAGCTTCCATAAAAAGTTCGTCCTTCCGATTGAAAAAGACCGTGAAGAAAAAAGAATTAATCAGCTGCAGCAGCTTATCAAACCATTTTTATTAAGACGAACAAAACAAGATGAGGAGGTCGCCCTGAACCTGCCTGCGAAACTCGAAGAAAAAGAATTTATTCCGCTATCCGCTGAGCAGGCGTCTTTATATGAACAGCTCGTCAAGGATACATTTGAACACATGGCATCATTAACAGGAATGCAGCGAAAAGCCATTATTTTAAGTATGCTTGGCAGACTCAAACAGATTTGCGATCACCCTGCGCTCTATTTAAAAGAGAGTGGAACAGATGTGAAACTGCTGAAACGTTCATTAAAAATGGATAAACTCGCAGAGCTGTTAAAAGTGATACATGAGCAAAGAGAAAGCTGCCTCATCTTTACGCAGTATATTGAAATGGGCAACATGATCAAGCAGCTGGCAGAAAAGATGTTTGGAGAACCAGTCCAATTTTTAAATGGCAGTCTCTCAAAACAGGAGCGGGACAAAATGGTGGAACGCTTCCAGAAGAAAGAATTCAACATCCTAATTCTTTCATTAAAGGCAGGAGGAACAGGACTCAACCTAACCGCCGCAAATCATGTCATTCACTACGATAGATGGTGGAACCCTGCTGTGGAGAACCAAGCGACAGACCGAGCTTATCGGATTGGACAAAAACGATTTGTTCACGTCCATAAGATGATCACAACAGGCACAATAGAGGAAAAAATCGATCAAATGCTCGAAACAAAACAAACATTAAATGATCAAATTATTCAAAGCGAGAGCTGGATTACCGAGCTATCGACAAACGAACTCGAAGATTTGTTTACCTTAAGTGCCGCCGCTCAATCATCTTAATCACAGCAAAAAGAGGACTTTTTTCAAGTTTAATGAAAAGTCCTCTTTTTCATTTCATATAAACATATGCTATATGTTCAGTTTTTTCAATGCAGATTTCACATTCATATACGTATTTAATTCACGGAAGCCCTCTCTCATTTCTCCCATTTTCATTGCAAAATTCGGTTTCCACTTTTGTAGAATGAGCTTCATCCTATGTAATTGATACCACGGCATCTGATTCATCTATTTCAAAAGGTGCCGGATCATATGCGCCACACCATGTTCATCGTTTGATAACGTGACGTGATCAGCGATTTCTTTT contains the following coding sequences:
- a CDS encoding UDP-glucose/GDP-mannose dehydrogenase family protein: MNIAIAGCGYVGLVTGVCLAEAGHDVACIDIDRRKVMQLKQGNPPMYEPGLKELLKRNLEQGRIHFHINGAEVYPQADVLMIAVGTPQQADGQADLQYVFQAAKEMGIKAKSGAILVVKSTVPVGTCDQIDQLIHQELGRKQPLAIASNPEFLREGSAISDTLRADRLVIGAETKAVLDQLEKMYADFHLPLVKTDRKSAEMIKYASNAFLATKISFMNEIASICEKTGADVEWVAQGMGLDQRIGSSFLRAGIGYGGSCFPKDTNALVQIAGHVSHDFELLKAVIKVNNGQRASFIRNIRERLGATLEGKRIALLGLSFKPNTDDMREAPSIPIAHVLHQLGAELVAYDPVAARRAVRELPDQVLFAQTIEEAIKDAHAVCLLTEWADIQSFPLASYKKWMKRPLIFDGRNCHTLEAAEQAGVEYHSIGRRSVSAIYI
- a CDS encoding SWIM zinc finger domain-containing protein codes for the protein MLQHNINEEEIKQTAEQIKELLPATDENRQLIKKALITYRQDSVYRLKQESDIEWSAYVHDVVAARVYLHVLFPVRSNCSCPADGLCKHILAVFFSLYAQVESVTGFTENWSEKDELQRSKELIRQHFQVKRPDEQSLQSWLTFFQEEFNLWLKRTPKHQQTPQHLYYGYLSILKKHAPASPEFKSLYAIHTSIDVWLRLHELIGLGRLDAEKDFYSMNPYVEQLMNTIFDSVNHLKTYALSFSLDPFLENTPTAVRTLLQINGPFQHERVAVFMEIWGTILNRGKWVKKETEFLKNAQQKEQTVERTIGLMHMDYLLKEDESLFQQLQLLNAHMLPNVLNWLKDLTNRKDWKRLKLWYHEITYILEEYCQLDLSYRELRGAVSDFFFYLDAYFKQTKDHHLYERYLQICMPYAFTEYSQLLFAQQRYAEWIEIHSFVGFSISELEKDLIKQIAKEEPEALIPSYHREISLLIDQKNRSAYRESVKMLKKLRTLYHKTKKTVIWERYVKQLQDSTKRLRAFQEEMKKGKLIDDTP
- a CDS encoding DEAD/DEAH box helicase produces the protein MTRHKHIVIHAEQTEDFSFTISAQSEDGHPVPLNEMKRQLFQWHESSFYGTFLEDVSFIGTPAFLLSPWMTVELLGKNSFNTFSHVTLTDETEPLMKTASTIYEFIEDEDFVPDYEAWTKGELRFKDKEGLLDGYTADWFSFAVQDYIQYDDALQHKWNRMNAQSPALTSFQGHFLDEQDFLETIGWIDDETPFTVGLRLNEPDFDGDDWKIELFLRDKKNSDLHFFEGIRSLKRSWHPYQDKISRELQRFSQIVPWLSFTSGTTLMSEEEAWLFLTEASETLVNMGIEILLPSWWQIVKDSTMMLKARISSTPRGESHVGMEALMDFNWRFATNGIELTEEEFNELVQSKRRLVNIRGQWIKIDPTFIQQMKKWMERAENEGLHMSDILSRELADQEAASESIPELLDSSAFAHIQFELSSQLRGLVHQLNDTHKLPSYEMSESFKGTLRPYQQHGVNWLLFLRSHGFGACLADDMGLGKTIQMIAYFTYLKEQEQNAAPSLIIAPTSVLGNWQRELETFAPHLKVALHYGPSRPQGEDFTKAYESTDIVLTSYGLSHSDRDELTAAKWNTICLDEAQNIKNAHTKQSRAIRQLKGQHHIALSGTPMENRLTELWSIFDFVNKGYLGSLTSFHKKFVLPIEKDREEKRINQLQQLIKPFLLRRTKQDEEVALNLPAKLEEKEFIPLSAEQASLYEQLVKDTFEHMASLTGMQRKAIILSMLGRLKQICDHPALYLKESGTDVKLLKRSLKMDKLAELLKVIHEQRESCLIFTQYIEMGNMIKQLAEKMFGEPVQFLNGSLSKQERDKMVERFQKKEFNILILSLKAGGTGLNLTAANHVIHYDRWWNPAVENQATDRAYRIGQKRFVHVHKMITTGTIEEKIDQMLETKQTLNDQIIQSESWITELSTNELEDLFTLSAAAQSS